Proteins encoded within one genomic window of Paracoccus sp. TOH:
- a CDS encoding VirB3 family type IV secretion system protein, with translation MAVGLEQLDAVPGFTVPVHRALTEHILLGGAPRAIAIMNGTLAGAVGLGLRLWLVGLAIWAIGHFAAVWAAKRDPLFVEVGRRHLRIPAFLAV, from the coding sequence ATGGCGGTCGGCCTCGAACAGCTCGACGCGGTGCCGGGCTTCACCGTGCCGGTCCACCGGGCGCTGACCGAGCACATCCTGCTCGGCGGCGCGCCGCGCGCCATCGCCATCATGAACGGCACGCTGGCCGGGGCCGTGGGCCTCGGCCTGCGCCTCTGGCTGGTCGGCCTCGCCATCTGGGCCATCGGCCATTTCGCGGCCGTGTGGGCGGCCAAGCGCGACCCGCTCTTCGTCGAGGTCGGGCGGCGGCATCTGCGCATCCCGGCTTTTCTGGCGGTCTGA
- a CDS encoding TrbC/VirB2 family protein yields the protein MIRTLTRGYRFAATATSALAISLMLAPAAHASGSSMPWEQPLQQILQSIEGPVAKIIAVIIIIVTGLTLAFGDTSGGFRRLIQIVFGLSIAFAASSFFLSFFSFGGGALV from the coding sequence ATGATCCGCACCCTTACGCGCGGCTATCGCTTCGCCGCGACAGCCACGTCCGCTCTCGCTATCAGCCTCATGCTCGCCCCGGCCGCCCATGCGTCGGGATCGTCGATGCCGTGGGAGCAGCCGCTTCAGCAAATCCTCCAGTCGATCGAAGGGCCGGTCGCCAAGATCATCGCCGTCATCATCATCATCGTGACCGGCCTGACGCTGGCCTTCGGCGACACCAGCGGCGGCTTCCGTCGCCTGATCCAGATCGTGTTCGGCCTGTCCATCGCCTTCGCGGCAAGCTCGTTCTTCCTGTCGTTCTTCTCGTTCGGCGGCGGGGCGCTCGTTTGA
- the trbE gene encoding conjugal transfer protein TrbE, with protein MMNLAEYRRTAARLADYLPWAALVGSGVVLNKDGSFQRTAKFRGPDLDSAVAAELVAVAGRINNAVRRLGSGWSIFVEAQRSEAATYPDSTFPDPASALVDAERKAGFEEAGTHFVSGCFLTFLYLPPAEEAARAETWLYEGREQSGVDPWEALRGFADRTDRVLALLDGFMPECRWLDDGETLTYLHSTVSTNRHRVRVPEVPMHLDALLADQPLTGGLEPRLGGAHLRVLTIVGFPTATTPGLLDEMNRLPFPYRWSTRAILLDKTDATRLLTKIRRQWFAKRKSIAAILKEVMTNEQSALVDTDAANKALDADMALQELGADVAGMAYVTATVTVWDADPRIADEKLRLVEKVIQGRDFTAMAESVNAVDAWLGSLPGHAYANVRQPPISTLNLAHMIPLSAVWAGPERDEHFGSPPLLYAQTEGSTPFRLSLHVGDVGHTLVVGPTGAGKSVLLALMALQFRRYARAQVFAFDFGGSIRAAALAMGGDWHDLGGNSAAAPPVDPIERALAALDPLYDGVALQPLARVHDTYERAWAADWIVAILMREGVAITPEVKEHIWTALTSLASAPVGERTITGLSVLLQSNDLKQALRPYCVGGAYGRLLDAESEHLGTSDVQAFEIEGLVGTGAAPAVLAYLFHRIGDRLDGRPTLLIIDEGWLALDDEGFAGQLREWLKTLRKKNASVIFATQSLSDIDGSNIAPAIIESCPTRLLLPNERAIEPQITAIYRRFGLNDRQIEILARATPKRDYYCQSRRGNRLFELGLSEVGLALCAASAKSDQTRIAELVAEHGRDGFLAAWLRERGVDWAAELIPDLTNITPQPEKETTP; from the coding sequence ATGATGAACCTTGCTGAATACCGCCGCACCGCCGCCCGGCTGGCAGACTATCTGCCCTGGGCCGCGCTGGTCGGCTCCGGCGTCGTCTTGAACAAGGACGGCTCTTTCCAGAGGACGGCGAAGTTTCGCGGTCCCGATCTGGATTCCGCCGTTGCGGCCGAGCTGGTCGCCGTCGCCGGCCGCATCAACAACGCCGTGCGCCGTCTGGGCTCGGGCTGGAGCATCTTCGTCGAGGCGCAGCGCAGCGAGGCCGCGACCTATCCCGACAGCACCTTTCCCGATCCCGCGTCGGCGCTGGTCGATGCCGAGCGCAAGGCCGGGTTCGAGGAAGCCGGCACGCATTTCGTGTCGGGCTGCTTCCTGACCTTCCTCTATCTGCCGCCGGCCGAGGAAGCCGCCCGCGCCGAAACCTGGCTCTACGAGGGCCGCGAGCAATCCGGCGTCGATCCCTGGGAAGCCCTGCGCGGCTTCGCCGATCGCACCGACCGCGTGCTGGCGCTGCTCGACGGCTTCATGCCCGAATGCCGCTGGCTCGATGACGGCGAGACCCTGACCTACCTGCATTCGACGGTTTCAACGAACCGGCATCGCGTGCGCGTGCCCGAAGTGCCGATGCACCTCGACGCGCTGCTCGCCGACCAGCCGCTGACCGGCGGGCTGGAGCCACGCCTTGGCGGCGCGCATCTGCGCGTGCTGACCATCGTCGGCTTCCCGACCGCGACGACGCCCGGCCTGCTCGACGAGATGAACCGGCTGCCGTTCCCGTATCGCTGGAGCACCCGCGCGATCCTGCTCGACAAGACGGACGCGACCCGGCTGCTCACCAAGATCAGGCGGCAATGGTTCGCCAAGCGCAAGTCGATCGCGGCGATCCTCAAAGAGGTGATGACCAACGAGCAATCCGCGCTCGTGGACACCGACGCCGCCAACAAGGCGCTCGACGCCGACATGGCCCTGCAGGAACTCGGCGCGGACGTGGCGGGCATGGCCTATGTCACCGCGACCGTCACCGTCTGGGATGCCGACCCGCGCATCGCCGACGAGAAGCTGCGGCTGGTCGAGAAGGTCATCCAGGGCCGCGACTTCACCGCCATGGCCGAGAGCGTCAACGCGGTGGATGCGTGGCTCGGCTCGCTGCCCGGACACGCCTACGCGAACGTCCGCCAGCCGCCCATCAGCACCTTGAATCTCGCCCACATGATCCCGCTTTCGGCGGTGTGGGCGGGGCCGGAACGGGACGAGCATTTCGGTAGCCCCCCTCTGCTTTATGCACAGACCGAAGGCTCGACCCCGTTCCGGTTATCCCTCCATGTCGGCGATGTCGGCCACACCCTCGTCGTCGGCCCGACCGGCGCGGGCAAGTCCGTGCTGCTGGCGCTCATGGCGCTCCAGTTCCGGCGCTATGCGCGCGCGCAGGTCTTCGCCTTCGACTTCGGCGGCTCGATCCGCGCCGCCGCGCTCGCCATGGGCGGCGACTGGCACGACCTCGGCGGCAACAGCGCCGCCGCGCCGCCGGTGGATCCTATCGAGCGGGCGCTGGCCGCGCTCGACCCGCTCTACGATGGCGTCGCGCTGCAACCGCTCGCCCGCGTCCACGACACCTACGAGCGCGCCTGGGCGGCCGACTGGATCGTCGCCATCCTCATGCGCGAGGGCGTCGCCATCACGCCCGAGGTAAAGGAGCACATCTGGACGGCGCTGACCTCGCTGGCCTCCGCCCCGGTCGGGGAACGCACCATCACCGGCCTTTCGGTCCTCCTGCAATCCAACGACCTCAAGCAAGCCCTTCGGCCCTATTGCGTCGGCGGGGCCTATGGCCGGCTGCTCGACGCCGAGAGCGAACATCTCGGCACGTCGGACGTGCAGGCGTTCGAGATCGAGGGGCTGGTCGGCACCGGCGCGGCTCCGGCCGTGCTCGCCTACCTGTTCCACCGCATCGGCGACCGGCTCGACGGCCGCCCGACGCTGCTCATCATCGACGAGGGCTGGCTTGCGCTCGACGACGAGGGGTTCGCCGGCCAGCTCCGCGAATGGCTGAAGACGCTGCGCAAGAAGAACGCCAGCGTGATCTTCGCCACGCAAAGCCTGAGCGACATCGACGGCAGCAACATCGCGCCCGCGATCATCGAGAGCTGCCCGACGCGGCTCCTGCTGCCGAACGAGCGGGCCATCGAACCACAGATCACCGCCATCTATCGCCGCTTCGGCCTGAACGATCGCCAGATCGAGATTTTGGCGAGGGCCACGCCGAAGCGCGACTATTACTGCCAGTCGCGGCGCGGCAACCGGCTGTTCGAGCTGGGCCTGTCCGAAGTCGGCCTCGCGCTCTGCGCCGCCTCCGCCAAATCCGATCAGACCCGCATCGCCGAACTCGTCGCCGAGCACGGCCGCGACGGCTTCCTTGCCGCGTGGCTCCGCGAGCGCGGCGTCGATTGGGCGGCCGAGCTGATCCCCGACCTCACCAACATCACCCCCCAGCCTGAGAAGGAGACCACACCATGA